One part of the Segnochrobactrum spirostomi genome encodes these proteins:
- a CDS encoding NADPH-dependent F420 reductase — MKIGIIGAGFVGRAVGKLAVRAGHQVMLSNSRGPQTLFSLRYGIGCEVGTVEEAAAFGDIVVVAIPLAAFRSVPPTPLAGKVVIDTDNYYPQRDGRIPELDAGTTTTSELLAEHLPQSRIVKAFNAVTMNDLEKDGRPAGSPDRRALPLAGDDPEGKAIAAALYDEFGFDAVDVGPLGEGWRFERGRPVYCVPLTAAALKDALAKTVRVDQPA, encoded by the coding sequence ATGAAAATCGGGATCATCGGCGCAGGCTTCGTGGGCCGTGCCGTCGGCAAGCTCGCCGTTCGCGCGGGCCACCAGGTGATGTTGAGCAATTCGCGCGGGCCGCAGACGCTGTTCAGCCTGCGCTACGGGATCGGCTGCGAGGTCGGCACCGTCGAGGAGGCGGCGGCGTTCGGCGATATCGTCGTGGTGGCGATCCCGCTCGCGGCCTTCCGCTCGGTTCCGCCCACCCCGCTCGCGGGCAAGGTCGTGATCGACACGGACAATTATTATCCCCAACGCGACGGCCGCATCCCGGAGCTCGATGCCGGGACGACGACCACGAGCGAGCTGCTGGCCGAGCACCTGCCGCAATCGCGCATCGTCAAAGCCTTCAACGCCGTCACCATGAACGACCTCGAAAAGGACGGGCGGCCGGCCGGATCGCCGGATCGCCGCGCCTTGCCGCTCGCAGGCGACGATCCCGAAGGCAAGGCGATCGCCGCGGCGCTCTACGACGAATTCGGCTTCGACGCGGTCGATGTCGGGCCGCTCGGCGAAGGCTGGCGGTTCGAGCGCGGCCGGCCCGTCTATTGCGTGCCGCTGACGGCCGCCGCGCTCAAGGATGCGCTGGCGAAGACGGTTCGGGTGGACCAGCCGGCCTGA